The Pseudanabaena galeata CCNP1313 genome includes a region encoding these proteins:
- a CDS encoding three-Cys-motif partner protein TcmP codes for MSKFGTEGEDIIGQWSEEKLDLLAKYLKAYSDIMNKQKESWLKAYYYIDAFAGSVRPKAQNDEQRYIDGSPLRAIQTDPKFDAYWFMDLNPQRVERVENLRDEFPDHTIHTCQGDCNNILCDEILPQITYSSNKRAFVFLDPYGLQVDWETVKKIAETQTCDIFVNFSVMGVTRLLPREQNPEPKVIEQLNKVMGNTDWIKQIYQPPKVTQLGLFEENSSDLISSREAMGATLT; via the coding sequence ATGAGTAAATTTGGTACTGAAGGTGAAGACATTATTGGGCAATGGTCAGAAGAGAAGCTAGATTTACTGGCTAAATATCTCAAAGCCTACTCCGATATCATGAATAAGCAAAAAGAAAGTTGGCTAAAAGCTTATTACTATATCGATGCTTTTGCAGGCTCTGTTAGACCTAAAGCCCAAAATGACGAACAGCGCTATATTGATGGTTCTCCTTTACGTGCAATTCAGACAGATCCTAAATTTGATGCTTATTGGTTCATGGATCTTAATCCCCAGCGAGTAGAACGTGTGGAAAATTTACGTGATGAATTTCCAGATCATACTATCCACACTTGTCAGGGTGACTGCAACAATATTCTGTGTGATGAGATACTTCCTCAAATAACATATTCATCAAATAAACGAGCATTTGTTTTCTTAGATCCATATGGTTTACAAGTTGATTGGGAAACAGTCAAAAAAATAGCCGAAACTCAAACTTGCGATATATTTGTTAATTTTTCAGTTATGGGTGTTACTCGACTTCTCCCCAGAGAGCAAAATCCAGAACCGAAAGTTATAGAACAGTTGAATAAAGTAATGGGTAATACAGATTGGATTAAACAAATTTATCAACCACCTAAAGTAACGCAGTTGGGCTTATTTGAGGAAAATTCTTCAGATCTAATATCAAGCCGTGAAGCAATGGGTGCGACCTTGACATAA
- a CDS encoding ISKra4 family transposase: protein MSAKLISVEGTKVKIELTIELSESMLDSEGNIQEGLNEAGCIAAKEAMKHLDTDGSAIKLGEKTWRTKGEEEKAYQTPYGEVVVARHVYQSAGGGKTYCPMERNARIVVTSTPKFAKQISSKMANGVAREVQRDLRDNHGREVAVSYIQRLSEAVGSIVQAKEESDNYEPPEIDVKIESVGIGLDGTCMLMCEDGWREAMVGTISLYDSEGERQHTIYLGATPEYGRKRFLERLEREIRQTKDRYPNATYVGIADGAESNWKFLNEHTEEQILDFYHASGYLGILAEVLHPKQIPEQKEWLKNSCHQLKHEIGSAEKFYNQMVLAMTENKLTETMREKLQASITYFNNHLWQMDYAQFQQKTYPIGSGVTEAACKTLIKQRLCCSGMRWKDKGASIILSLRALVLTSTRWEQFWDNLNQYGFPAAV, encoded by the coding sequence ATGTCGGCAAAGTTAATAAGTGTAGAAGGCACAAAAGTAAAAATCGAACTTACAATTGAATTGAGTGAATCGATGTTAGATAGTGAAGGTAATATTCAAGAAGGATTGAACGAAGCAGGGTGTATAGCAGCTAAGGAAGCAATGAAACATTTAGATACAGATGGTTCAGCAATAAAGCTAGGAGAGAAAACATGGCGAACAAAGGGAGAGGAAGAGAAAGCATATCAAACTCCTTACGGCGAGGTAGTAGTAGCAAGGCATGTATATCAAAGTGCGGGTGGGGGAAAAACTTATTGCCCCATGGAAAGAAACGCACGAATAGTTGTGACATCAACACCAAAGTTCGCCAAACAAATATCATCGAAAATGGCTAATGGGGTAGCAAGAGAAGTACAACGAGATTTGCGTGATAATCATGGGCGTGAGGTAGCAGTATCCTATATTCAGAGATTGAGCGAAGCGGTTGGCAGCATTGTGCAAGCAAAAGAAGAAAGTGACAATTATGAGCCGCCAGAGATAGATGTCAAGATTGAATCGGTTGGTATAGGGTTAGATGGAACCTGTATGCTGATGTGTGAAGATGGCTGGCGAGAAGCTATGGTAGGGACGATATCATTATATGATAGTGAAGGAGAACGTCAGCACACGATCTATCTGGGAGCAACACCAGAATATGGTAGGAAGCGATTTTTAGAACGATTAGAGCGAGAAATCAGACAAACAAAAGATCGATATCCTAATGCAACCTATGTAGGAATTGCTGATGGAGCCGAATCCAACTGGAAATTCTTAAATGAACACACAGAAGAGCAGATCCTCGATTTTTATCATGCTTCAGGTTATTTGGGAATACTAGCCGAAGTTCTACATCCTAAGCAAATTCCCGAACAAAAAGAATGGCTTAAAAATAGTTGTCATCAACTCAAACATGAAATCGGAAGTGCCGAAAAATTCTACAACCAGATGGTACTGGCGATGACTGAAAATAAGCTAACCGAAACCATGAGGGAAAAGCTCCAAGCTTCGATTACTTACTTTAACAATCATTTGTGGCAAATGGACTATGCTCAATTCCAACAGAAAACCTATCCGATTGGCTCTGGTGTGACCGAAGCTGCTTGCAAGACTTTAATAAAGCAACGATTATGTTGCTCTGGGATGCGTTGGAAGGACAAGGGGGCGAGCATAATTTTGAGTTTAAGAGCTTTAGTTTTAACTTCTACTCGTTGGGAGCAATTCTGGGACAATCTCAATCAGTATGGGTTTCCTGCTGCTGTCTAA
- a CDS encoding DUF2256 domain-containing protein — protein sequence MAHKGNKSFLPSKDCVVCGKPFTWRKKWERCWDEVKYCSDRCRKQKGNS from the coding sequence ATGGCTCATAAAGGCAATAAATCTTTTTTACCTAGCAAAGACTGTGTAGTTTGTGGCAAGCCCTTTACATGGCGTAAAAAATGGGAGAGATGCTGGGACGAAGTTAAATATTGTAGCGATCGCTGTCGTAAGCAAAAAGGGAATAGTTAA
- a CDS encoding S8 family peptidase codes for MKKFLLTCLFFAGLFWALSTYQGLAVQGKYDSMVLNFRNDLSSEQVDRELKAIASKYGIEPKFNSPFSKSNRLYIVKGDAQVLDKLKQSEELRNLTEYVEANYVYSMDFIGGGTTPNDPMYKEQWNLKAIEVEKAWQKTKGKGITVAVIDTGVSKVDDLKNTNFVKGYDFVNDREDASDDNGHGTHVAGTIAQSTNNNFGVAGIAYEASIMPIKVLAASGGGTISDIAEAIIFAADNGANVINMSLGGGGESKLMQEAIDYAYKKGVVIVAAAGNSNRNAAFYPARYPKVIAVSATGSTGEKAPYSNYGAGIDVAAPGGAIARGKNGEKGDTSGGILQNTIDPRTKQSVFSAFQGTSMAAPHVSGVVALIEASGVKDPEKVLQVLKQSSRKVTDDTLNYYGAGHLNAAAAVNIASQGQLGIPDFLRWARDNGYLSPRFWIDGGAIALIPKLIMVIGSYLLAWLLNRWFPFRWNWSFNNGVFFGGAGLFFLRGFYLFDVTQLPFRIAGSSLPELGNAFSNTNALNPITASVLLPLGLLLILLGHPQWKWFAIGSAIGTSACLATSAVLAPQMMWIGDGSPAIAFLSVNSLLCFGFAYLSIKSETSSI; via the coding sequence ATGAAAAAATTTCTGCTCACATGCTTGTTTTTTGCAGGCTTGTTTTGGGCGCTATCGACCTATCAAGGTTTAGCAGTCCAAGGTAAGTATGACTCGATGGTATTGAATTTTCGCAATGACTTGTCATCGGAACAAGTTGATCGCGAACTGAAGGCGATCGCCTCAAAATATGGAATTGAGCCAAAATTCAATAGTCCCTTCTCCAAGTCAAACCGTCTTTACATCGTTAAAGGCGATGCTCAAGTCCTCGACAAGCTCAAACAGTCGGAAGAACTTCGTAACTTGACTGAATATGTCGAAGCTAATTATGTTTATTCGATGGACTTTATTGGTGGTGGTACAACTCCCAATGATCCAATGTACAAGGAGCAGTGGAATTTAAAAGCGATCGAAGTGGAAAAGGCTTGGCAAAAGACCAAGGGCAAAGGTATCACAGTTGCCGTCATCGATACGGGTGTGAGCAAAGTCGATGATCTTAAAAACACTAATTTTGTTAAGGGATATGACTTTGTAAACGATCGCGAAGATGCTAGCGATGACAATGGGCATGGAACCCATGTTGCGGGAACGATCGCCCAATCGACAAATAATAATTTTGGTGTAGCGGGCATTGCCTACGAAGCCAGCATCATGCCGATTAAAGTACTAGCTGCTTCAGGGGGTGGCACGATCTCCGATATTGCTGAAGCGATTATCTTTGCGGCAGACAATGGCGCAAATGTGATCAATATGAGCCTTGGTGGTGGTGGTGAAAGCAAGCTGATGCAAGAAGCGATCGACTATGCCTACAAAAAAGGTGTGGTGATCGTTGCGGCGGCAGGAAACTCCAATCGCAATGCTGCTTTTTACCCAGCCCGCTATCCTAAGGTAATTGCGGTATCCGCCACGGGTTCTACTGGTGAAAAAGCGCCCTATTCTAACTATGGTGCAGGTATCGATGTCGCGGCTCCTGGGGGCGCGATCGCAAGGGGTAAAAACGGCGAAAAGGGAGATACTTCGGGCGGCATTTTGCAAAATACGATCGATCCTAGAACCAAGCAATCGGTATTTAGTGCTTTCCAAGGAACTAGCATGGCAGCCCCTCACGTGTCTGGTGTCGTGGCTCTGATCGAAGCATCGGGAGTGAAAGATCCTGAAAAGGTTTTACAAGTTCTCAAACAGTCTTCCCGTAAAGTCACTGATGACACCTTGAACTATTACGGAGCAGGGCATTTGAATGCGGCAGCCGCCGTAAATATTGCTTCTCAAGGGCAATTAGGAATTCCTGATTTCTTGCGATGGGCGCGAGACAATGGATACTTAAGTCCGCGTTTTTGGATTGATGGTGGAGCGATCGCTTTAATTCCTAAACTAATTATGGTGATTGGCTCCTATCTGTTGGCGTGGCTACTCAATCGCTGGTTCCCTTTCCGTTGGAATTGGTCATTTAATAATGGGGTTTTCTTTGGCGGCGCAGGTTTATTCTTTTTACGTGGCTTCTATCTATTTGACGTTACCCAACTTCCTTTCCGTATTGCGGGAAGCTCTCTACCTGAATTAGGTAATGCTTTTTCTAATACCAATGCACTTAATCCGATTACAGCAAGTGTATTACTGCCCCTAGGCTTATTGCTGATTCTGCTCGGACATCCCCAATGGAAATGGTTTGCGATCGGTTCAGCGATCGGGACTTCTGCTTGCTTAGCAACCAGTGCAGTGCTTGCGCCACAGATGATGTGGATTGGTGATGGAAGCCCTGCGATCGCTTTTCTCAGCGTCAACTCACTACTTTGTTTTGGGTTTGCCTATCTATCGATTAAATCAGAAACTTCTAGCATATAA
- the mtnA gene encoding S-methyl-5-thioribose-1-phosphate isomerase: MNSTYKAFWLEDGDLVVIDQTQLPFCLVTKTLKTSADATLAIQDMTVRGAGVIGNVAAFGVYLAARESNGDLEKIKALSAVIRSARPTAVNLMWAVDRMIAVLEKSAQQKQAQKQDLVEIALKEAIAIADEDVVGTRNIGKFGCELIEAIAKTKPKGEPVNILTHCNAGWLAIVDRGSALAPIYEASDRGINIHVWVDETRPRNQGANLTAWELGQSKIPHTLIADNTGGLLMQYGKVDLCIVGTDRTTRSGDVANKIGTYLKALAAFDNHVPFYVALPSSTFDMQISDGVKEIAIETRSADEVLYMQGLQDNGDIGKVRVAPLETTALNYGFDITPARLVTGLITERGICEAAETAIAGMFLDLIP; encoded by the coding sequence ATGAATTCTACCTATAAAGCATTTTGGTTAGAAGATGGCGATCTGGTGGTGATTGACCAGACCCAACTGCCCTTTTGTTTGGTGACTAAAACTTTAAAAACTAGCGCTGATGCAACCCTCGCGATTCAGGATATGACTGTACGTGGTGCAGGGGTGATTGGTAATGTTGCGGCTTTTGGCGTGTATTTAGCGGCTAGGGAGAGTAATGGTGATTTAGAAAAAATCAAAGCTCTCTCAGCCGTAATTCGTAGCGCTCGTCCGACCGCCGTAAATTTGATGTGGGCTGTCGATCGCATGATTGCTGTCCTAGAAAAATCGGCACAACAAAAGCAAGCCCAAAAGCAAGATTTAGTAGAAATTGCCCTCAAAGAAGCGATCGCCATTGCCGATGAAGATGTGGTTGGCACAAGAAATATTGGTAAATTTGGCTGTGAATTGATTGAGGCGATCGCCAAGACTAAGCCCAAAGGCGAACCCGTGAATATCTTGACCCATTGCAATGCAGGATGGTTAGCGATCGTGGATCGAGGTAGTGCCTTAGCGCCTATCTATGAAGCTAGCGATCGGGGGATTAATATTCATGTATGGGTTGATGAAACTCGTCCACGCAATCAGGGCGCAAATCTAACCGCATGGGAACTCGGACAGTCCAAGATTCCCCATACACTGATTGCGGACAATACAGGTGGATTATTAATGCAGTATGGCAAGGTCGATCTTTGCATTGTGGGAACCGATCGCACTACCCGTAGCGGTGATGTGGCTAATAAAATTGGTACATATCTCAAGGCTCTAGCTGCCTTTGATAATCATGTTCCCTTTTATGTGGCTCTACCAAGTTCTACGTTTGATATGCAAATATCAGATGGAGTCAAAGAGATTGCGATCGAGACTCGTAGCGCTGATGAAGTTCTCTATATGCAAGGATTACAGGATAACGGCGATATTGGCAAAGTAAGAGTCGCTCCATTGGAAACTACAGCATTAAACTATGGATTCGATATTACGCCTGCAAGATTGGTAACTGGTTTGATTACTGAGCGGGGCATTTGTGAAGCTGCGGAAACTGCGATCGCTGGTATGTTTCTGGATCTAATTCCCTAA
- a CDS encoding adenylate/guanylate cyclase domain-containing protein, producing MEERSQALLSLAKAKLSRRITFWIFISIVVIEAIILVPSYFRREQELINQVEEVSAIQARFFLQTSKSMKAESGFIDLAKSIKRDTNIAGWAVEDAKGQRLDQKGEIPTLTAADVRDKPIARFRSADGNRYDVAWSGNQFGSGYVLIVRHNVEFIQQELVTFVWRIIGLVAIISLFVTASTLVILGAIVILPILKLREDLELVADSISQEQMNLQFHSMIAPRTDELGDVMAAFNQMYARIIKEISERKRAEAIIQKEKDTSEHLLLNILPYAIAERLKQGEKIIADGFSEATVLFADIVSFTELSAKVPPVKLVCLLNEIFSEFDGLAEKYGLEKIKTIGDAYMVVGGLPMFRPDHAEAIADMALDMQKVIGRFASDLGEPFKIRIGVNTGPVVAGVIGIKKFIYDLWGDAVNVASRMESHGLADQIQVSDSTYLILKNKYNFADRGKIMIKGKGEMQTYFLINKILPSQSKNRH from the coding sequence ATGGAAGAGCGATCGCAAGCGCTGCTGAGCTTAGCTAAAGCAAAACTATCAAGACGGATTACCTTTTGGATTTTTATCAGTATTGTCGTCATTGAGGCGATTATTCTGGTTCCGTCTTATTTTCGGCGTGAACAAGAATTGATCAATCAGGTTGAAGAAGTCTCGGCTATTCAAGCGAGATTTTTTTTGCAAACCTCTAAATCGATGAAAGCAGAGTCAGGGTTTATAGATTTAGCAAAATCGATCAAGCGGGACACCAATATCGCAGGATGGGCGGTAGAAGATGCCAAAGGTCAGCGCCTTGATCAAAAGGGCGAAATCCCGACCCTCACCGCCGCAGATGTACGTGATAAACCGATCGCACGGTTTCGTAGTGCCGATGGCAATCGTTATGATGTTGCATGGAGTGGCAACCAGTTTGGTAGTGGTTATGTACTAATAGTTCGCCACAATGTCGAATTTATTCAGCAAGAGTTAGTTACTTTCGTATGGCGAATTATTGGGTTAGTAGCTATTATTTCCCTGTTTGTAACCGCTAGTACCTTAGTGATTTTGGGGGCGATCGTCATTTTGCCAATTTTAAAATTGCGCGAAGATCTTGAACTAGTTGCTGACTCCATTAGTCAAGAACAAATGAATTTACAGTTTCACTCGATGATTGCCCCACGAACTGATGAATTGGGAGATGTCATGGCAGCATTCAATCAGATGTATGCCCGAATTATCAAAGAGATATCAGAGCGTAAACGTGCTGAAGCCATTATTCAAAAGGAAAAAGACACATCTGAACATTTACTGCTGAACATTCTGCCCTATGCGATCGCTGAACGCCTAAAACAGGGAGAAAAAATTATTGCCGATGGTTTTAGTGAAGCCACAGTTTTATTCGCGGATATTGTTAGTTTTACAGAGCTATCCGCAAAAGTTCCACCAGTTAAATTGGTGTGCTTACTAAATGAAATTTTTTCTGAATTTGACGGATTAGCCGAAAAGTATGGGCTAGAAAAAATCAAAACTATTGGTGATGCCTATATGGTAGTAGGGGGACTACCCATGTTTCGTCCAGATCATGCTGAGGCGATCGCTGATATGGCTTTAGATATGCAAAAAGTAATAGGTCGCTTTGCCAGTGATTTGGGCGAACCATTCAAAATTCGGATTGGGGTCAATACAGGGCCAGTTGTCGCAGGAGTAATCGGCATTAAGAAATTTATTTATGATTTGTGGGGTGATGCGGTTAATGTTGCGAGCAGGATGGAGTCTCATGGATTAGCCGATCAGATCCAAGTCTCTGACTCCACCTATTTAATTTTGAAAAACAAATATAATTTTGCCGATCGTGGCAAGATTATGATTAAAGGTAAGGGAGAAATGCAAACTTACTTTTTAATTAATAAAATACTCCCATCCCAGTCTAAAAATAGACATTAA
- a CDS encoding type II toxin-antitoxin system VapC family toxin, which produces MSLWILDTNHVIYLQNSHPNVLKHLSTVNSKDVAITAITAEEQIRGWFKVMNVNSDRCVWAYKGFKDTLTYLKKVNVLDFDENAYQIYQDLKKKLTNKVGTKDLQIAAIALSVKGIVVTSNHKDFCKVPDLQIEDWTIS; this is translated from the coding sequence ATGAGTTTGTGGATACTTGATACTAACCATGTGATTTACTTACAAAATTCTCATCCTAATGTTCTGAAACATCTTTCTACTGTTAATTCCAAAGATGTTGCGATAACAGCAATTACTGCCGAGGAACAAATTCGTGGTTGGTTTAAGGTCATGAATGTTAATTCTGATCGTTGTGTCTGGGCTTATAAGGGTTTTAAGGATACATTGACATATTTGAAAAAAGTTAATGTGCTTGACTTCGATGAAAATGCATATCAAATTTATCAAGATCTCAAAAAGAAATTAACTAATAAAGTTGGTACGAAAGACCTCCAAATTGCAGCGATCGCGCTTTCTGTTAAGGGAATCGTAGTTACGAGTAATCACAAGGATTTCTGTAAAGTACCTGATTTGCAAATTGAAGATTGGACTATTTCCTGA
- the der gene encoding ribosome biogenesis GTPase Der, whose product MPLPIVAVVGRPNVGKSTLVNRLSGEQYAIVYDEPGVTRDRVYRDCFWGAHEFQVVDTGGLVFDDETEFLPMIREQAEIAIRESAAVIFVVDGMAGITDADEQLGGWLRRQNIPVLLAVNKCEGSKYGLSLAAEFWNLGLGEPIPMSGIHGNGTGELLDELIKHLPAPEEVIKESDEIKVAIIGRPNVGKSSLLNAFIGENRSIVSPISGTTRDAIDMSVERDGKKYRLIDTAGVRRKKNIDYGIEFFSINRAFKAIGRSDVVLLVIDALDGVTDQDQKLAGRINDEGKACVIVVNKWDAIEKDSYTIYDYTADVKSRLMFVEYAPIIFVSALTGQRVTQILDRIDIAAEQHKRRVPTAILNEALNEAVTWHAPPTSRGGKQGKVYYCTQISDSPPTIILFVNDPHRFNDNYKRYIENQFRKTLGFEGTPLRFIWRGKKDREVEKSKNSALR is encoded by the coding sequence ATGCCCCTCCCGATTGTTGCCGTTGTCGGTCGCCCCAATGTGGGCAAATCCACTCTCGTAAACCGCCTGTCGGGTGAACAATACGCGATCGTCTATGATGAACCGGGCGTAACCCGCGATCGCGTCTACCGTGATTGTTTCTGGGGCGCACATGAATTTCAAGTCGTGGACACAGGCGGCTTAGTATTCGACGATGAGACAGAATTTTTACCAATGATTCGCGAACAGGCGGAAATAGCCATTCGTGAATCGGCGGCGGTGATTTTTGTGGTCGATGGTATGGCAGGGATCACCGATGCTGATGAGCAATTAGGCGGCTGGTTACGACGACAAAATATTCCTGTATTACTTGCGGTTAACAAATGTGAAGGTTCTAAATATGGACTTTCATTAGCAGCAGAATTTTGGAATTTGGGCTTAGGTGAACCGATCCCGATGTCGGGAATTCATGGTAACGGTACGGGCGAATTGCTAGATGAGTTAATCAAGCATTTACCAGCACCCGAAGAAGTAATTAAAGAAAGCGACGAAATCAAAGTAGCGATTATCGGTCGTCCGAACGTTGGTAAGTCCAGCTTGTTAAATGCTTTCATCGGTGAAAATCGTAGTATTGTGAGTCCGATTTCTGGCACAACTCGTGATGCGATCGACATGTCAGTTGAACGCGATGGCAAAAAATACCGTCTGATCGATACTGCGGGTGTGCGTCGTAAAAAGAATATTGATTACGGTATTGAATTTTTTAGCATTAACCGTGCGTTTAAGGCGATCGGACGTTCTGATGTCGTTTTACTAGTAATTGATGCCCTCGATGGCGTTACCGATCAAGATCAAAAATTGGCAGGTCGGATCAATGATGAGGGTAAAGCTTGCGTAATTGTGGTCAATAAATGGGATGCGATCGAAAAAGATTCCTATACTATTTACGATTACACGGCTGACGTTAAGAGCCGTCTGATGTTTGTGGAATATGCACCGATTATTTTCGTGAGTGCGCTTACAGGTCAGCGCGTCACCCAAATTCTCGATCGCATTGACATCGCCGCCGAGCAACATAAGCGCCGCGTTCCTACCGCAATCTTAAATGAAGCGCTCAACGAAGCAGTCACATGGCACGCACCACCCACCAGTCGCGGCGGTAAGCAGGGCAAAGTCTACTACTGCACCCAAATTTCCGATAGTCCACCAACAATCATCCTATTTGTGAACGATCCCCATCGTTTCAATGACAACTACAAGCGTTACATCGAAAATCAATTCCGCAAAACCCTCGGTTTTGAAGGCACGCCCCTCCGATTTATCTGGCGCGGCAAAAAAGATCGCGAAGTCGAAAAGTCCAAGAACTCAGCATTAAGATAA
- a CDS encoding metal ABC transporter solute-binding protein, Zn/Mn family: MRLSSAFSAALIAIAASLVSCTVATDANKPPTATTQATTSPVTKTEEQPLVVATNSVACGLARQIAGDTINLKCLIEAGTDPHIYQPNPEDRKAIDSAKLVIYGGYDFEPSLIKLIQASSNPAPKIAVNEVAVPSPIMSADGHSHSHDHDHDHEKEKKSGEKEADPHVWNNAQNGIKIAQSISKSLIALRPDQAETYTQNTAKLVSELEQIDIWIKAQIATIPESSRKLITTHDALGYYAQAYGLSVEGALNGLSTDEQTTPTRVKELVNVIKSSQVPTIFAEVSINPKLITTVAKEANVKVSERVLYADGLGAKGSEAETYAGMLIANTRTIVEGLGGKYTPFQLKTP, from the coding sequence TTGAGACTTTCTTCAGCTTTTAGTGCGGCTCTGATAGCGATCGCGGCTAGTCTTGTTTCCTGCACTGTGGCTACTGATGCGAATAAACCCCCTACAGCAACTACTCAAGCCACTACCTCACCAGTTACCAAAACCGAAGAACAACCTCTAGTTGTGGCAACTAACTCCGTAGCCTGTGGTTTGGCTAGACAAATTGCAGGGGATACGATTAATCTCAAATGCTTAATCGAAGCAGGAACCGATCCCCATATTTATCAACCTAATCCTGAAGATCGGAAAGCGATCGACTCCGCCAAGTTAGTTATCTATGGTGGTTATGACTTTGAGCCAAGCTTGATCAAACTCATTCAAGCAAGTTCCAATCCTGCGCCCAAAATAGCCGTTAATGAGGTTGCAGTGCCTAGCCCTATCATGTCGGCAGATGGTCATAGTCACAGCCATGATCACGATCACGATCACGAAAAAGAAAAAAAATCAGGCGAGAAAGAAGCCGATCCTCATGTTTGGAATAATGCTCAGAACGGAATTAAGATTGCTCAGTCGATTAGTAAGAGCTTAATAGCTCTACGTCCCGATCAAGCGGAAACCTATACCCAAAATACTGCCAAACTTGTTAGCGAACTAGAACAGATCGATATTTGGATTAAAGCTCAAATTGCCACAATTCCTGAAAGCTCACGGAAGTTAATCACTACCCATGATGCTCTGGGTTACTATGCTCAAGCCTATGGACTTTCTGTTGAAGGTGCTTTGAATGGGCTTAGTACTGACGAGCAAACAACGCCAACTAGAGTTAAAGAACTGGTGAATGTGATCAAATCCAGTCAAGTACCAACTATTTTTGCAGAAGTATCGATCAATCCTAAATTGATTACCACCGTTGCTAAGGAAGCAAATGTCAAGGTGTCTGAACGGGTACTCTATGCTGATGGGCTAGGCGCAAAGGGTAGTGAGGCTGAGACCTATGCAGGCATGTTGATCGCCAATACGCGCACGATTGTCGAAGGTTTAGGCGGCAAGTACACCCCCTTTCAATTAAAAACGCCTTAA